In Deltaproteobacteria bacterium, a genomic segment contains:
- a CDS encoding LLM class flavin-dependent oxidoreductase: IKTWTTPGPFRWEGKHFHYRYVNPWAVPYQKPHPPIWVPGTSSRETVEWCARHRYPYVMLSTQLELTREMFKVYYETAEEEGYEAGPQHLGYMFFVHVEETKAKAMEVGRTLTQGVRSPFDPGVQRPIPWIMSPPGLNSRRAVALRRQMTAPDATGKTRAGALASFEDQVATRGMIVGTPDECVEGIRYIMEYLRPGIIIFRTGDGAMDHESQMRTLKLMGEEVLPAMRDIARELGLPGPYEVDPATNEALEALAS; encoded by the coding sequence TCATCAAGACCTGGACCACCCCCGGCCCGTTCCGCTGGGAGGGCAAGCACTTCCACTACCGCTACGTGAACCCTTGGGCGGTGCCGTACCAGAAGCCGCACCCGCCCATCTGGGTGCCCGGCACCTCCAGCCGGGAGACGGTGGAGTGGTGCGCCCGGCACCGCTATCCCTACGTCATGCTCTCCACGCAGCTAGAGCTCACCCGCGAGATGTTCAAGGTCTACTACGAGACGGCGGAGGAAGAAGGCTACGAGGCCGGCCCGCAGCACCTGGGCTACATGTTCTTCGTGCACGTGGAGGAGACCAAGGCCAAGGCCATGGAAGTGGGGCGCACCCTGACCCAGGGAGTGCGCAGCCCCTTCGACCCGGGCGTCCAGAGGCCCATTCCCTGGATCATGAGCCCGCCGGGCCTGAACAGCCGAAGGGCCGTGGCCCTGCGGCGGCAGATGACGGCTCCGGACGCCACCGGGAAGACCCGGGCCGGCGCCCTCGCCTCCTTCGAGGACCAGGTGGCCACCAGGGGCATGATCGTCGGCACCCCCGACGAGTGCGTCGAGGGCATCCGCTACATCATGGAGTACCTGCGCCCGGGCATCATCATCTTCCGCACCGGCGACGGCGCCATGGACCACGAGTCCCAGATGCGCACGCTCAAGCTCATGGGCGAGGAAGTCCTGCCCGCCATGCGCGACATCGCCAGGGAGCTGGGCCTGCCCGGACCCTACGAGGTGGACCCCGCCACCAATGAGGCGCTTGAGGCGCTGGCTTCGTAA